GTCGCGCAGCGCGTGCAGCACGGTGTCCTGCCGGTCCGCGCAGATCTGGAGGGACAGGTCGCCGTGGCACTCGGCGGGATTCAGGTCGTCGTTGGGGAAGGTCCGCATGGGCGTGAGCCGGCGCGGCTTGGCCTTGGCGAGTCCGTAGCGGCCGTCGAAGAGGGAGGCCCCGACGCCGACGGTCACGGTGAGCGCGTCGGCCGGGACGACCGGGCCGAGGATGCCGTTGTCCGAGGGCGGGGCGCCGACACCCAGGTCGGTGGGTGTGCCGCCGGCGGTGAGGAAACGGGCTCGCTCGGTCAGGGTCCGCAGCAGGCCGGCCAGTTCCGCGCGGTCGCCGGTGATGACGTCGAAGGAGACGAAGGCAGCGGCCTTCTGCTGAGGGGTGAGGATTCCGGCCTGGTGGATGCCGTGGAAGGGCACGGCGGCGGCGTTCTCCTCGGCCGCCCGGGCCACTTGAGCCGCTGGGGCCGTGCCGTCGCGGGTCTCGGCGAGCGCTGCGCCTCCCCCGGCGAGGACCGCGCCCGCGGCTCCGGCGCCCAGGGCCGTCCTGACGAACGAACGGCGGCCGGCGTGGGCGGGGCAGCCGGGCGGAGGCGTGTCAGCGGACGGCATGGGGACGTTCCCTTCGGCGTGTTGGTTGTGCTGGCGGCGGCCGGTGCTCACGCGGACTTCCTGATCTCCAGCAGGTCCGGCACCGGCGAGAGGTCTTCCAGGAGCTGCCCCGTGGCCCCGTCGATCCGGGCCTTCGCGGTCCGGCCGAGCCGGTCGACGGGGGTCCAGCGGCCGTCACGGTGCTCGGCGTCGAGCAGCGTCCAAAGCCGCGCGATGTCCGCGTCGACCGCAGGGAGAAGGTGCGGAGCCCGGTTGGTGAGCAACGGCCGGAGTACGGTGAGCAGTTCGCGCGTACCGGCGAGGTTGGCGTCGGCCGTGGCCAGTCCGGTGCCGCTGCCCTGGTCGGTGTCGCCGGTCAGCTCGAACTGGAGGGTGTTCTCCATGATCTCGTGCGCGCGCAGGGGCAGGTCGGAGGCGTCGAAGTCCTGATGCGGAAAGGCCTTCCGCAACCCGGCGGAATCGGCGGCCAGTTGCCGTGCCGGGCCCTTGAGCTCGTCTGCCGACTGGCCGTGCCACAGCCCGTACTCGATCCGCTGGAAGCCGGTGAAGTCCTTGTCGTGGACCCCGTCCGGCAGACCGTCGGGCCGGCCGTTGATCTTCCGGTCGAAGTCGTCGAAGGTGCCGTAGGCGGCGCCGAGGGAGGCGTAGGTACGGTGCGCGGTCAGCCAGTCGGCGCGTGCCGTGTCCAGGTGCCCGGCGCGGATGTCTTCGCCGAGTTTCCGGGTCTCGGTGACGAGGGTGGCCAGGCCCCGGTTCACATACGCCTTGTACACCCGCAGCGGTCCCGCGAGATCCTCCTCGGAGACGGGGACGACAGCCCCGGCCCCGGCTGCGCCGCCGACCCGGACCGCCTTGGAGGTGACGGCCTTGCCGTCGGTGGGGACACAGCGCCAGGCGTACGTACCGCCCGCGACGGTGACGACCAGGTCCCGGGTGGTGCCGGGGGCCAGGCCCTCGATCTCGCCGTAGACCGCGTTGGTGGCCGGGTCGATGAGGTACACCTCGGCCGTCTGGTCGCCGGTGTTGCGCATCTGGAAGGTCCGCCGCCCCCGCTCGGGCGCGGTGAAGCCCTGACCGCAGTCCTTGGCGGAGACGGCGACCGTCTCGCCCCCGGCGGGTTTGGGGCGCGCCAGGGCGACGACGAGCCCGGCCAGGAGGGCGGGCACGGCGACGACGGCGACAGGGAGGAGCCAGGCAGAGCGGCGGCGACTGGGTGCGAGGGTGGGCTGGGGCGTCGGGGCCTTCGCGGGCCCGGGCGGCGTTACGGACGTGGACGGAGGCGGTGTTGAGGACGCGGACGTGACCGGTGTCGGGATCGGGGTCCGTGTCGGTGACGGTGACGGTGACGGTGTCGGTGTCGGGGTAGCTCCCCTCGCTCCCCGCACGAACAGCGTCATCACCACGCCGAGATACCCGACGTACCCCGCCACCTGAAGCCACGTCATCGTCGGCGTCAGATTGAGCACGCCCTGGAGCAGCGTGCTGTACCAGGACCCGGCGTCGACGCTGCCGCTCAGGTCGACCGCGTAGGACGTCCCGCCGGGCAGGACCCCGCCCTCCTGGAGATCGCGCAGCCCGTAGCCGAGAACGCCCGCGGCGATCACGACGAGGACGGCGCCGGTAGCCGTGAAGAAGCGGGTGAGGTCGATGGAGAGCACCCGGCGGTAGAGCCCCCAGCACAGCACCGCCGCCAGAACGAGCCCGACGCCCGCGCCGGTCAAGGGCCCGGCCGACTCGTCCGCCGCGCGGGCCGTGGTCCACAGGAACAGGGCGGTTTCCAGGCCCTCCCGCCCCACCGCCAGGAAGGAGGTGAGGACCAGCACACCGGCGCCCATGGTCAGTGCCTCGGTGACCTTCTCCTTGATCTCTCCGGCCAGGCTGCGGGCCGAGCGGCGCATCCAGAACACCATCGCGGTCACGAAGGCGACGGCCACCACACTCAGCATGCCGCCGAAGGCTTCCTGGGCGGTGGTGGAGAGGGACGCGGCGGTGAAGGTGAGGACCGCGCCGAAGCTCAGGGAGAGCGCGATCGCGGCCAGTACGCCGGTCCACACCTGCGGCAGACGGGACTTGGCGCCCGCCCGCACGAGGGTGGCGACCAGCACGGAGACGATGAGGCCGGCTTCCAGTCCTTCCCTCAGTCCGATCAGGAAGCTCGGAAACGCGTCGTCCCACATGTGTTGCGGCCCTCCCGGCCCTCCGCCCCGACCCACCACGCAAGCGAGTTAGCCAAGGCATGCCTTACCGACGCCGACCATCATGACCTCGACTCTCTGGGCATCTGGTCACGAATAGCTCATGGCACGGCAAAAGGAGGGAGTCCTAGGGCGTGTCCGTAAAGTCCCGTCGTCCGCCCGGAGGGCGGGCCCTGCGGCGTTCGGTGCGTGCTCTCGGCGTGCCGGGCGGACGCCCGCGTACTGGTTGTACGCGGGTGGTCGCCCGGTGCGGCGAGAGTGCGTGCCGGGCGTCGCAGGGCAGGCGGGACTTTGCGGACACGCCCTAGCTGCCCATCGGGCCGGGGGAGGGTGCCGGGCCTGGCTCAACCGGACGGCGTGGCCGAGGACCACACGCCGAACCACTGTTCGGCGCCGAACTCCTCGAACCGCTCCACCTCGGTGAACCCCAGCTTCGCCGCCGGCCGCATCGAGCGGTCGTTGGCGGTCTGGGTGCAGAGCACCACCGGCTCACCGGGAAGCGCGTCGGCGAACCAGCCGAAGCGGCCGGCCGTCGTCCACGGCACACCGGGCCGGACACAGCCTGCCGGTCGGCATCAGCTGGGCATTACGGTGGGACGACGAGGGCCTCCTGGATGCCGGTTGTAGATGT
This region of Streptomyces caelestis genomic DNA includes:
- the efeU gene encoding iron uptake transporter permease EfeU yields the protein MWDDAFPSFLIGLREGLEAGLIVSVLVATLVRAGAKSRLPQVWTGVLAAIALSLSFGAVLTFTAASLSTTAQEAFGGMLSVVAVAFVTAMVFWMRRSARSLAGEIKEKVTEALTMGAGVLVLTSFLAVGREGLETALFLWTTARAADESAGPLTGAGVGLVLAAVLCWGLYRRVLSIDLTRFFTATGAVLVVIAAGVLGYGLRDLQEGGVLPGGTSYAVDLSGSVDAGSWYSTLLQGVLNLTPTMTWLQVAGYVGYLGVVMTLFVRGARGATPTPTPSPSPSPTRTPIPTPVTSASSTPPPSTSVTPPGPAKAPTPQPTLAPSRRRSAWLLPVAVVAVPALLAGLVVALARPKPAGGETVAVSAKDCGQGFTAPERGRRTFQMRNTGDQTAEVYLIDPATNAVYGEIEGLAPGTTRDLVVTVAGGTYAWRCVPTDGKAVTSKAVRVGGAAGAGAVVPVSEEDLAGPLRVYKAYVNRGLATLVTETRKLGEDIRAGHLDTARADWLTAHRTYASLGAAYGTFDDFDRKINGRPDGLPDGVHDKDFTGFQRIEYGLWHGQSADELKGPARQLAADSAGLRKAFPHQDFDASDLPLRAHEIMENTLQFELTGDTDQGSGTGLATADANLAGTRELLTVLRPLLTNRAPHLLPAVDADIARLWTLLDAEHRDGRWTPVDRLGRTAKARIDGATGQLLEDLSPVPDLLEIRKSA